The Candidatus Hydrogenedentota bacterium genome segment CGGCAACGGCGCGCCCTCGCCATAGCGCACCACCTCGCCAATCTGCGAATCCTCAATAAGGGAGGCGTAAAACGCGACCGCCTCCTCCGCCTGCGTGTCGAACCACAGGCACGGGGTGATTCCCTGCATGGTCATGTCTCCTTCATTGTAGGCCACCCTATATCCTGACGACGAACAACGGCTTTCGGAAAGGACAATTCAACGGGCGTGGGCTGCGGGCATTCGGCAGTCCGTGTTTGATACCGTAGGATAGGCGGAAATCGGAGAATCAGCTGCAGAAGGATACTTTCGATGAGAAGACTGCCCACAATTGCCACACTGACCGCCCTGGTTGCCGGTATCACCGCCGCGCAACCAAAAGACTTCAATGCCTACCCGGAACACATCACGCCCTACCTCCAGCGGATGTTCTCCGATGGCCAGGGCAAGTTTGCCTGGCGCGACAATTACCCCGGCGGCGTCGACGCCTGGCGGAACGAAACGCGGGCGGCGCTGTCCGACCGGATCGGGCTTGGCGCCATTGCGGCGCAGGCGGGCGCCTTCGAACCGCGCGTGATCCTCAGCCCGCCGGACGACATGGGCGGGTACACGCGCCAGCAAGGCGCCATTGAAACCGAGCCCTCCGTGACCGTGGCGTTCTGGCTCCTGAAGCCAAAAGGTGACGGCCCCTATCCGCTCGCGCTCCTCCCGCACGGCCACGATACGGCCGGCCACGACACGCACATTGGCCTGGCGCGCAGCGACGGACACCGCAAGAAAATCGAAGAAGAAGACCGCGATGTGGCGGTGCAGGCGGTCGAACGCGGCTTCCTCGCCATTGCCCCCGCCACGCGCGGTATGGCCGCCGGCGGCGTGCCGGATCTCCACGACCGCCACGGCAAACGCGACTGCCGCGCACAGCAGATGCACTGCCTGCTCGCCGGCCGCACGGCGATGGGCGAGCGTGTCTGGGACATGATGCGCCTGATCGACTGGGCGGCGGCGCGGGACGATGTGGACGCCTCCCGGATCCTGGTCATGGGCAACTCGGGCGGCGGCATGGTCACCATCTACACCGCCGCCCTCGACACGCGCGTCACCGTCGCCGTGCCCTCCTGCTCCTTCTGCGCGCTGGCCAGCCCCTCGGGCTACATCTACCATTGCGACTGCAACCTCGTTCCCGGCCTGCTGGATTTCGGCGACCTGGCGGATATCGCCGGGCTGACGTCGCCGCGCGCCATGCTGGCGGTAAATGGACGCGAGGATCCGCTCTTCGACCCGAAGGACGTCGAGCGGGCCGCCGGGCGCACGAAAGCCATTTACACCGCCGCCGGCGCCCCCGATCGCTTCGATCACCAATGGGGCCACGCCGGCCACCGCTTCTACAGCGACTTGATGTGGCCCTTCGTGATGGCGCATATCGGCGAATAGGGGCTGGGCCGCGGCCTGGAAAACCTTGCACCGCCCCCGTGTTCCCGGGCATGCTGATGGCGCAGGCAGCCGTGCTTTCGCCCGCATGAAGTATGAATCGATACAACCAGAAAACGAGGTGCGCCCATGGACCGACACAAGACCCCCGCCCGCGCCGCGCGCGGCATCACCCGCCGTACGCTGCCCGCGCTTGCCCTGATCGCCACCATCGCGCTCGGAGCGGGCGCTTCCGACTGGACCCAGTTCCGCGGCCCCGGACAGGATGGCATTGCGAACGCCACCGGCCTCCCCGCCACCTGGGACGACACGGCCAACATCGCCTGGAAGACGCCGCTCCCCGGACCGGGCGGATCCAGCCCAATCGTCGTGGGCGATCGTGTGTTTCTCACGTCTTATTCGGGCTATGCCGAATCCATCGAGAATCCGGGCAATATGGAGGATCTTATGCGCCACGTGGTCTGCCTGGACCGCGCCACAGGCAAAGTGATCTGGCAGAAGGATTTCAAGGCGAAGATGCCCGAATCGGCCTATGTTGGCGGCAACAACACCCGCCACGGCTACGCCAGCAGCACCCCAACCAGCGACGGCGAATCCCTTTTCGTCTTCTTCGGCAAGTCGGGGGTGTTCAGCTTCGATCTGGACGGCAACGAGCGCTGGACCGCGGACGTGGGCGAAGGCACGGATGGCTGGGGCTCCGCCACGTCGCCCGTGCTGCACAACAACCTCCTGATCGTGAACGCGGGGGTGGAGAGCGGCGCGCTTATCGCACTGGACAAGGCCACCGGCCAGGCTGTCTGGCGCGCGGGCGACGTCAGCCGCACCTGGGCCACTCCGGTCCTCGTCGAGGCCGGCGGACGCACCGAGGCGGTCCTGAACCTTCCCGGAAAAGTCGCCGCGTACGACGCCGAAACCGGCAAAGCGCTTTGGCATTGTGAGGGAATTCCCGACAGCTACGTTTGCCCCTCCGTCATTGCGCACGATGGCGTTGTGTACGCCATTGGCGGGCGCCGCAGCCAGGTAATGGCGGTGCGCGCGGGCGGCAGCGGCGACGTGACGGGTTCGCACATTCTCTGGCGCACGGAAAAGGGCAACAACGTCACTTCGGCGGTACTCGTGGACAATCATCTCTACTGGTTCCACGAATCCCGCGGCGTGGCTTACTGCGCGAATGCCGCCACGGGCGAGATCGTGTACGAAGAAAACCTCGAGCCGAGGCCCGGGCTGATTTACGCCTCCATTACGGTGGCGGACGGCAAGCTTTACGCCACCTCGCAGGACAACGGAACCTACGTGGTCGCGGCGAAGCCGGAATTCGAGCAAATCGCCGTGAACACCTTCGCCAGCGACTCTTCGCGCGTCAACGCGTCGATCGCGGTGGATCGGGGACAGCTCCTGCTGCGGACCGACCGGGCAATCTACTGCATCGGCAACAAATAACCCCTGCACGCAAAAGCATCAGCGCGGGCGGACCGGATTCTCTCCAGTCCGCCCGCGTTTCTCATAACCCGAAATCCGCGTCGCTCGCGGGAAACCAGCGCGCCAAATCCGCCTTCACCGACGCCAATTCATCCCGGCCCGCCAGGTTCGTCCACTCCAGCGGATCCGCATCGTGATCGTAGAGCTCCTCGCTGCCGTCGGCATACCGGATATAACGCCACCGCGCGGATCGCGCCGAATGGTTGCCTCGGCCATAGGTCGTCACCGCCGGGCGTTCCCACGCCGCCGCGGGATCCTCAAGGAGCGGTCGCAGGCTCCGCCCGTCGAGCCCGTCCCGCGCCGGCAGCCCGCACAAGTCGGTCAGGGTCGGGTAAATGTCGATAAGCCCCACCGGCGTCGCGCAGCGCTGTCCCGCCGGTATGCCCGACCCCGCGAAAATCATCCCGTTCTTCGTGGCCTCTTCCCACAGCGCGAACTTGCGCCAGTGCAATTTCTCGCCCAGGTGCCAGCCATGGTCCGACCACAGCACCACCAACGTGTCGTCCCGGTGCGGGCTCGCGTCCAGCGCGTCCAGCACATGCCCCACCTGCGCATCGGCAAAGCTGATGCTCGCCAGATACCCCTGCACCGCCCGGCGCCACTGATCGTGTTCCACCACCCGCTTGTGATCCGAGTCCGTCCGCGCCATCGCCCGCCCCGCCGCCGGCACGTCGTCCAGATCGTCCGCCCGCGTCTCCGGCAGCGTCACCTCGTCCAGCGGATACATATCAAAGTACTTTTTCGGCGCGTACCACGGCAGGTGCGGGCGAAATATCCCGCACGCCAGGAAAAACGGCTGTTCCCGCGGCTTCGACAGCTCCGCCGACACCCAAGCCGCGACCTGGCCGTCCCCCATGGCCGAATCGTCTACGTCCAGCGGCCCCCAGTCAAAGTGGCGGCTCGCCGCGCCCCCGCCCTGCCAGGGGATCGAAGGCGGATTCGGGTCATCCGGTTTGCAGGTGTCCTGCGACGGCCAGTATGCCTGCCACGACGCGGGATGCTGGAAGGGACCATGGTAGATCTTGCCCGCGCCCCGCGCCGAATACCCGTTCGCCATGAAATGCTGCGAAAGCGTGGCCGCCTCCGACAACACCGGGCTCTTCCGCCAGTCCTGATCGTTCATATAGACGCCCGAACGCGACGGTATGATGCCCGTCATCAGCGCCGCGCGCGACGCATTGCAGAGCGGCGCGGGGCAATACGTGTGCGTGAACGCCGTGCCCCGCGCGGCAAGCCGGTCCAGGTTCGGCGTCTTCACGTCCGGGTGGCCGCCCTGGTAGCCCGTCCAGTCGTTCAGATCATCCATGGAAATGAACAGCACATTCCGCGGACGGCCCGCGCCGCCCGAAGCCGCCCCGCCGCCCAACACCAACGCGCCCGCCGCCGCTGACATCAGAAACGCCCGCCGTGATTGCCCTGGATTGCTCATATCGTTCTCCTCGCCCGCTTACATTGCTGAAACGCAGTCATTCCGCGGCAAATGTAGGATAGCCGTCCCGGCTGTCCACGGCGCCGAAAGGCGCGACTTCGCCATCCTACCACAACCCATCCGCGCGTTGATCCCGCCCCGTTCCGCGCTATACGCTGTATGCCATCATGAACTCCGTCCAAGCGACAACCACAAGAGGAAGTACCATGCTCCACTTCGCACTCTGCGGACTCCTGGCCCTCGGCGCCATCGACAACAAACCCGAGCCCAAGCCCCCCGTCAAGCTCATCTACGACACCGACATGGGCAACGATGTCGACGACGCCCTCGCCCTCGGCGTCATCCACGCCCTGCAGGATCGCGGCGAATGCGAGCTCCTCGCGGTTACAGTCACCAAGGACGAGCCGATGTCCGCACCCTTCATAGACGCCGTCAACACCTTCTACGGCCGCCCCGATATTCCGATTGGTGTTGTGAAGGACGGCCCCACGCGCCAGCCCAGCAAGTTTACGCCCATCGCGAAGTATGAGGAAAACGGCGCCCTCAAATACCCCCACGACCTCGCCAGCGGCGACGACGCGCCCGACGCCACCATGCTGCTGCGCCGCATCCTCGCCGCCCAGCCCGACGGCTCCGCCGTCATCGTCCAGGTCGGCTTCTCCACCAACCTCTCCCGACTCCTCCAGAGCGAAGGCGACGACTACTCCCCCCTCGACGGCAAAGAGCTCGCCGCGCGCAAGGTCAGGTTCATCTCCGTCATGGCCGGCGCCTTCAAACCCTTCAACGGCCAGCCCCACCCCGAATACAACGTCGTCAAAGACATCCCCGCCGCCCAGCATCTTACGAAGGAATGGCCCACGCCGATTATCTACAGCGGATTCGAGATCGGCATCGAGACCGCCCTCTACCAGGACAGCCTCAAGTTCGACTACAACTACCGCAAAGATCACATTCTCGACGTCGCATACCACCACTACCACGATCAGTACCGCGACCAGCCCTCCTGGGACCTCACCAGCGTCCTGTACGCCGTCCGACCCGACCGCGGCTACTTCGATCTCTCCGTGAAGGGCCACGTCCACTACGACGACGAAGGCTACACGTTCTTCCGCGAGCACCCCGAAGGCAAACACCAGTACCTCATTGCGAGCCCCGGCCAGGCCGAGCGCGTCAAAGAGGGCCTCGCCAACCTCGCCAGCCAGCCACCCGCCAAGTGAACAACCCCGCGCCCCCGGGCCGCGCGAACAGCCGCCGGTCCGGGGGTTTTGATTTTCGGTAACTATTTAGCGGAATGAAGCTGGCTTGATTCCTCGACGATACAATCCGCGCCTCAACGGAAGTGGGGACGAATGGGAGCGCGGGCGGCCCGCCCGCAACGCGCCGGAGGCGCGAGTCTGTTAAACAGCGGTAGTCCGGGTCCGATTGTCTCGCCGATCAAGTGTGCCGATATTGCAAACACGCCATGCACCTCCGGTGCATTGCAGGCGGGGACGCCCTCCTGCGGCGCGTCTTCGACCTGCGCTCCCAGCCTTGCGCGCTCTCGTCGTAGGATCGCGGCATGACAAGAATGGGCTGGCGCTACTTCAAACGGCTAAGGTGTTACGGATTTCGAGGCGCCGGCCCGGCGGGATGTCCAGCGTGCTGGAGGAGATGGTGGGGTTAGCGGAAATAGACTTTCAGCGTCTTGATTTCGAAGGGGGCGATGTTGAATTCGGCGGTGTCATCGCGGGTTTTGAGGGGGGTGTCTTCTTCTTCCATGAGGTTGCAGGAGACGGCCTTTTTCACCGGGCGGCCGAAGCTGATTTCGACGGGGCCGCGGGTGTTTCCGGCTTCGTAGAGGCGGATGATGACGGCGTTGTCGGCTTCGGCTTTTTTCACGGCTTCGACGAGGACCTTCGGGTTACTGACCTGGCAGAAGGCAATCGCGGGGGCCGCGCCGCCGGTTTCCGCGCCGGGCGCGGCGGTCAGGGGCGCGTTGAGCGCGTAGGCTTCGCGCACGACGCTCTCGACCGCGAAGGGTCTGTGGTGGGGGAGGAGCGCGTAGGTGAATTCGTGGGCGCCGATATCCGCCTGCTCGTCGGGGCAGCGGGGGGAGCGCAGGAGGGTCAGGGAGAGCATGCCGTCGAGGGTGTCGTAGCCGTACTTGCAGTCGTTCAACAGCGCGACGCCGTAGTCGCCCTCGGAGAGGTCGACCCACTTGTGGGCGCAGGCCTCGAAGCGGGCGCGGTCCCAGGAGGTGTTCTCGTGCAAGTTGCGGAGGACGTGGCCGAACTGGATCTCGGCGCGGATGTGCGGCGCGTGGATGTCGAGCGGGAAGCCGGCCTTGAGGAGCGTACGCTCTTCCCGCCAGTCCACGCGTGTTTTGAAATCGATGCGGCGGGTGTGCGCGTAGACGTGCATGTCCTGAACGAGTCGGGAGCGACGCCCGATCTTCCAGGCGGAGCGGATGGCGAGGAAGAGCGGGCCATCGGCCAGCAGCTCGCGGGATTCGAGGTTTTCCACCGTCTGGACGTGGTCGCGGTAGTAGCGGTCGATGTCCCAGGCGTCCCAGAAGAGGGGCATGTCCTCGGCGGTGTAGAACTGGTTCAGCGCGGCGCCGGGCTGGACGATATCGCGGTTCGCTTCCTTGTCGACGAGTTGCTTGATGCGCCCGGCCTTGTCGAAGGCGATGGTGTAGTGCGGCGTTTCGAGGCCCTTGCCGGAATAGCGGAAGGGCGACGTTACTTCGGGCTCCCGGTCGCGCAGGGCGATGGGCGCGACGCTCAGGCTGCCGGCGCGAACGCGCACGGCGAGGCCCTTGGGCGTTTTCTGGCAGGGGAGCGCGCGCCCCTCGCCGTCGCAGGCGGAGGTGGCGTCCGGATCGGGGATGAGCGCCAGGTCTTCGCGGTTCCAGGAGAGCGGGTTCGCGACGATCCAGGCGCGTCCTTCGGCATCGGGGATGAGCTGGCCGGCCAGGGCGGCCAGTGCGTCGCTTTTGAGGGCCGTGAGCTTCTCTTCCAGCCGCGCGTATTCCGCCTCCGCCACCTCGTAGACGCGCCGGATGCTGGAGCCGGGGATGATGTCGTGGAACTGGTTGGTGAGGAGGACGCGCCAGTAGGATTCCAGCGTGGCGGCGGGATAGGGCGCGCCGAAGGGCATGGCCATGCTTGCGTAGAGCTCCACTTCGCGCAGGAGGAATTCCAGCTTCCGGTTGTAGCGCTTGGTGCGCGCCTGCGCCGTGTAGGTTCCCCGGTGGTACTCCAGGTACAGCTCGCCGGACCACACCGGGCGTCGGGCCGGGGCCTCGCGAAGTTCGCGGAGGAATTCCGACACGTTGACCCATTCGGTTCGGACGCAGCCCTCGAGATCGGCCATGCGCGCGGCGTACTCGCACATTTCGCGGGTCGGTCCGCCGCCGCCGTCGCCCCAGCCGACCGAGCTCAGCGTGGCGTCCTGGACTTCCTTATGTTGTACGCGATTCCAGACGTGTTGGGAGGCCTCCGGCAGCACCGGCGCGTTGTAGCCCATGAATTCGCCCATGGTGTTGATGTAGTGCGTGAAGATTTGCGTGCCGTCGATGCCCTCCCACAGGAAGGTGTCGTAGGGGAAGCGGTTGGTGTCGCCCCAGTTGATCTTGCTGGTGACGAAGTTCTGGATGCCGCTCTTCCGGAGGATCTGGGGCAGGGCGGCGCTGTAGCCGAAGACATCCGGCAGCCACAGCGTGTCGCCGGTATAGCCGAAGAGCTCGCGCGTCTTCTTGCGGCCCTCCAGGAACTGCCGCACGAGGGATTCGCCCGAGGGGACATTGCAGTCCGCCTCCACCCACATGCCGCCGTTGGGCTCCCAGCGGCCTTCCTTGACCCGCTTCTGGATTTTCGGGAGGAGGGCCGGGTAGTGCGTTTCGATGACGTCGTAGAGCCAGGGCTGCGACTGCTGGAAGCGGAAGCCGGGGTACTGGTCCATCAGGTTCAGCACCGTCGAGAAGGATTTCGCGGCCTTGCGGATCGATTCGCGGACGGGCCAGAGCCAGCCGATATCGATATGGCAGTGGCCGGCGATGCCGACGCGCGGGGCGGTGGGGCCATTTTTCAGGGCCAGCGCGGGCGCGAGGGCCTTGCGCGCCGCCGCGGCCGCCGCCTCCAGCTCCGCTTCGTCCGCCCATTGCATGGGCACGAGGTTCAGCGCGTTGTTGAGCGCCGACAGGATCTTCGCGCGGCGCAGGCTGTTCTCGTCGAGCATGCGTGCGGTCCGGTAGAGGACGTCCGCATCGAAAAAGAGCCCCGCCACGGCCTCGCGCTCGCAGACCAGCGCGCTGCATTCGAGCGGGAGCGGCGGCTCCACGCCCGGATCGCGTTCCGTGAACTGGTGCGTGTACATACGCGGCTCCGCGTAGGCGTCGAAGCCGGGAATCGGGTGGCCCGTGTAGGCCTCCACGTGGAGCAGGTGCGTTTCGCCGCCCCGCGCGGGAGCGTGAAGCAAGACCTCCTCGTGGGCGTGGTTCATGCCGGCAAAGGGCGCGCCGTCGACCCAGAGGAGCTTGTCGGTGTGGCTGCGGTGGCGGTAGAACACGCGCCGCCCGCGCGCCTCTCGGGGAATCTCGATTTGCGCGCGGAACCACGTTGTGTTCCAGTGGGCCCCGAAGGTCGAGCCCACCGGCGCGGGCGCCCAGCCGCTCCCCTCCGGCGGCGTGCGCAGGTGTTCGTCCGTCTCCCACTCTTCCAGCGGGACCTCCGCGAGCACGGCGTAGCGCCAGGCCCGCAGTTTTTCGATGCGGCGGCCGAGTTTCTCGATTATCTTCGGGGGTAGCATGGGAATCCTTCGCGGTGTTCGGGCGGGCAGAGCCGAGCCGCCCTTGATGGCGGGGATTCTACCACAGCCCCGCGTCGGGCGGGAGGAGAGGCCCGACCGGAATCGCTGGACGCCATTGCGGCCACCTACCCCGGTCCCCTGCCCGTGGACCCGTTCAGCGGCGGGCCGCTCCAATACCGGCTCGAGCGACGGCTTCGTGTTGTACAGCGTGGACCGCGACGGGGTCGATGATGGCGGGACCGCCGGCAGCCGCAGCGAGGGGGATTTGGTCTGGACCGCCACGCGGTAGCCGCCGCCCCTGAAAGCCTCTCGTTCGGGTATGCATCGGGGTGGGGTTGATATACTCCATCAACCGCCACCCCAACCCGACAAGGAATCACCCCGGTGGAAATCGAAACCCCACGGCTCCGGCTGCGCCCCTGGCGTCCGGAAGACAAGCGTGCTCTCCTGCGCCACGCGGACAACCCCAACGTCGCGCGCAATCTCACGGACATCTTCCCCTCGCCCTACACCGAGGCCGACGCCGGTCGCTGGCTCGACGCCCGCGCGAACGACGAAGGTCCCTGCCGGCTGTTCGCTATCGTGATCGACGGCGAGGCCGCCGGCGGGATCGGCATTCACGGGCGTGAGGATGTCCACGCAAAGACTGCGGAGATTGGGTACTGGCTGGGCGAGGTCCATTGGGGTCAAGGCTACATGACCGAAGCGTTGCGGGCTCTCTTGCCCTACGCCTTCGCCACTT includes the following:
- a CDS encoding acetylxylan esterase → MRRLPTIATLTALVAGITAAQPKDFNAYPEHITPYLQRMFSDGQGKFAWRDNYPGGVDAWRNETRAALSDRIGLGAIAAQAGAFEPRVILSPPDDMGGYTRQQGAIETEPSVTVAFWLLKPKGDGPYPLALLPHGHDTAGHDTHIGLARSDGHRKKIEEEDRDVAVQAVERGFLAIAPATRGMAAGGVPDLHDRHGKRDCRAQQMHCLLAGRTAMGERVWDMMRLIDWAAARDDVDASRILVMGNSGGGMVTIYTAALDTRVTVAVPSCSFCALASPSGYIYHCDCNLVPGLLDFGDLADIAGLTSPRAMLAVNGREDPLFDPKDVERAAGRTKAIYTAAGAPDRFDHQWGHAGHRFYSDLMWPFVMAHIGE
- a CDS encoding PQQ-like beta-propeller repeat protein; translated protein: MDRHKTPARAARGITRRTLPALALIATIALGAGASDWTQFRGPGQDGIANATGLPATWDDTANIAWKTPLPGPGGSSPIVVGDRVFLTSYSGYAESIENPGNMEDLMRHVVCLDRATGKVIWQKDFKAKMPESAYVGGNNTRHGYASSTPTSDGESLFVFFGKSGVFSFDLDGNERWTADVGEGTDGWGSATSPVLHNNLLIVNAGVESGALIALDKATGQAVWRAGDVSRTWATPVLVEAGGRTEAVLNLPGKVAAYDAETGKALWHCEGIPDSYVCPSVIAHDGVVYAIGGRRSQVMAVRAGGSGDVTGSHILWRTEKGNNVTSAVLVDNHLYWFHESRGVAYCANAATGEIVYEENLEPRPGLIYASITVADGKLYATSQDNGTYVVAAKPEFEQIAVNTFASDSSRVNASIAVDRGQLLLRTDRAIYCIGNK
- a CDS encoding sulfatase, with product MSNPGQSRRAFLMSAAAGALVLGGGAASGGAGRPRNVLFISMDDLNDWTGYQGGHPDVKTPNLDRLAARGTAFTHTYCPAPLCNASRAALMTGIIPSRSGVYMNDQDWRKSPVLSEAATLSQHFMANGYSARGAGKIYHGPFQHPASWQAYWPSQDTCKPDDPNPPSIPWQGGGAASRHFDWGPLDVDDSAMGDGQVAAWVSAELSKPREQPFFLACGIFRPHLPWYAPKKYFDMYPLDEVTLPETRADDLDDVPAAGRAMARTDSDHKRVVEHDQWRRAVQGYLASISFADAQVGHVLDALDASPHRDDTLVVLWSDHGWHLGEKLHWRKFALWEEATKNGMIFAGSGIPAGQRCATPVGLIDIYPTLTDLCGLPARDGLDGRSLRPLLEDPAAAWERPAVTTYGRGNHSARSARWRYIRYADGSEELYDHDADPLEWTNLAGRDELASVKADLARWFPASDADFGL
- a CDS encoding nucleoside hydrolase — translated: MLHFALCGLLALGAIDNKPEPKPPVKLIYDTDMGNDVDDALALGVIHALQDRGECELLAVTVTKDEPMSAPFIDAVNTFYGRPDIPIGVVKDGPTRQPSKFTPIAKYEENGALKYPHDLASGDDAPDATMLLRRILAAQPDGSAVIVQVGFSTNLSRLLQSEGDDYSPLDGKELAARKVRFISVMAGAFKPFNGQPHPEYNVVKDIPAAQHLTKEWPTPIIYSGFEIGIETALYQDSLKFDYNYRKDHILDVAYHHYHDQYRDQPSWDLTSVLYAVRPDRGYFDLSVKGHVHYDDEGYTFFREHPEGKHQYLIASPGQAERVKEGLANLASQPPAK
- a CDS encoding alpha-mannosidase; amino-acid sequence: MLPPKIIEKLGRRIEKLRAWRYAVLAEVPLEEWETDEHLRTPPEGSGWAPAPVGSTFGAHWNTTWFRAQIEIPREARGRRVFYRHRSHTDKLLWVDGAPFAGMNHAHEEVLLHAPARGGETHLLHVEAYTGHPIPGFDAYAEPRMYTHQFTERDPGVEPPLPLECSALVCEREAVAGLFFDADVLYRTARMLDENSLRRAKILSALNNALNLVPMQWADEAELEAAAAAARKALAPALALKNGPTAPRVGIAGHCHIDIGWLWPVRESIRKAAKSFSTVLNLMDQYPGFRFQQSQPWLYDVIETHYPALLPKIQKRVKEGRWEPNGGMWVEADCNVPSGESLVRQFLEGRKKTRELFGYTGDTLWLPDVFGYSAALPQILRKSGIQNFVTSKINWGDTNRFPYDTFLWEGIDGTQIFTHYINTMGEFMGYNAPVLPEASQHVWNRVQHKEVQDATLSSVGWGDGGGGPTREMCEYAARMADLEGCVRTEWVNVSEFLRELREAPARRPVWSGELYLEYHRGTYTAQARTKRYNRKLEFLLREVELYASMAMPFGAPYPAATLESYWRVLLTNQFHDIIPGSSIRRVYEVAEAEYARLEEKLTALKSDALAALAGQLIPDAEGRAWIVANPLSWNREDLALIPDPDATSACDGEGRALPCQKTPKGLAVRVRAGSLSVAPIALRDREPEVTSPFRYSGKGLETPHYTIAFDKAGRIKQLVDKEANRDIVQPGAALNQFYTAEDMPLFWDAWDIDRYYRDHVQTVENLESRELLADGPLFLAIRSAWKIGRRSRLVQDMHVYAHTRRIDFKTRVDWREERTLLKAGFPLDIHAPHIRAEIQFGHVLRNLHENTSWDRARFEACAHKWVDLSEGDYGVALLNDCKYGYDTLDGMLSLTLLRSPRCPDEQADIGAHEFTYALLPHHRPFAVESVVREAYALNAPLTAAPGAETGGAAPAIAFCQVSNPKVLVEAVKKAEADNAVIIRLYEAGNTRGPVEISFGRPVKKAVSCNLMEEEDTPLKTRDDTAEFNIAPFEIKTLKVYFR
- a CDS encoding GNAT family N-acetyltransferase gives rise to the protein MEIETPRLRLRPWRPEDKRALLRHADNPNVARNLTDIFPSPYTEADAGRWLDARANDEGPCRLFAIVIDGEAAGGIGIHGREDVHAKTAEIGYWLGEVHWGQGYMTEALRALLPYAFATFDLHRLEAYHFGWNPASGRVLEKVGFRLEGCLRERICKNGVYTDSLMYGLLRGEFL